The Cicer arietinum cultivar CDC Frontier isolate Library 1 chromosome 1, Cicar.CDCFrontier_v2.0, whole genome shotgun sequence genome contains the following window.
ACTTAAATTAgctttcttttttataaacaaatgaaTTGAGGGAATTATAAGAGATACTCTAACTTCTCAAATTAGCATGTGATTGTTGCTATTGAAATGTTGAGGTTGAGTTTGATACCTTGAACGTAATTTTTagcattcaaaataataaaaattatgtaagTTATCTGAACTcgattttaaataaacaaaaccaCATGTTTTATATCTTATATTATTAAACGTATATGTAAATTGGTAATATGACTACCCACTGTCTTGCTAAATATGTGATTTGTAATAAGGATCaaatttggataaaatattataCTCCGTTCATATCATTATCTCATTGTTTATTCACAAtagtttattatttaaaaatatgtataattataatttgaagTGATTAACATTGAAAAACAAAAGTATTCGGTTACTAACTTAAGCAATTGATTTTTCTACAAACTTATCTTATTCAAAGCTTtcatactaaaatattatttaatgatTGTCGTGTACAGCCTAGAACACGGCAACATATTACAGTTGGCATCCGTCTCATCAATAATATATCGgcctttatattttatatataaaaatactgTGTCGGtctcttttaaaaatttcttttactattttaatgttatttaatttatattgtaaatcgcattaattttactttatataaaaaatttgtttttggttttatttttcttttcattttaacagtacttaatatattttagattacattaatttttttcactATTGATTTACACTAGTCAACAAGTAAGAAAATGTTcctaaaaaaacaataaagattataaaaaaagtaaattaaacatatatactaaaaataaacttgaaaagataatattgttttataattttaagaacAATCCTAAAGTAAGCAAAAATATTTAGCTACATGACAATATAACTAATtggaataataaaaaataaataagagaaaaaaataacaataactaaaaaaatgatagGATGTATTTGAGTTCAAGtagttaataaatattaattaaaaataaaaaaaatttaatttaattttaactaaaataatttttacttaaattttatttatttctcagtTTAATCCTATATTCTATTTGAACCaaagttaaaaaaacaaaaataatatgacTTTGATTTTCGATTTTTAGCACAAGtcgttttttatatatataacaataatttaatatgaAGAGATGATTCATAGtcttaaaataggaaatatctAAGGTTCAACTAGCACTAAAGAATGAAATCATATTTGAATCCGTACAATATTACTAGTTGGATCAAAATGTGCGTCTTTTAACCACGTGATCAAGTtacaattctttatttttatgaatggttacaattttatatttctcattatttgatttaaaaaaattgtatttaaagaCGGAATTAGAATATTCGCATGGTCTTAGATCTAAATCCATTAATTTCTATATAGTATATTTAGTTGACAACATTGACCAAAAGATAGCTCAATTTCTCACATTGAATACTATAAATAGAAGCCACCTACATAGCAAAACACATTCATCAATCACAATTTCACAACAATGACATTCTTACTTCACCTCAAAACCACATTTCTcactttattattcttgtcatTCTCAACCTTCATTGCTCATTCCCTAGTTCCACAAAATGAAACCTTCAAATTTGTAAATTCAGGTGAACTAGGACCATTCATAGTAGAATATGGAGCTGATTATAGAATGATAAGCATATTCAATTCTCCATTCCAAGTTGGTTTCTACAATACAACTCCAAATGCATTCACTCTAGCCCTTCGAATCGGGCTTCAACGATCCGAACAACTTTTTCGATGGGTTTGGGAAGCAAATAGAGGCAACCCAGTTGGTGAAAATGCAACATTTTCATTAGGTGTTGATGGAAATCTTGTGTTGGCTAATGAAGATGGTAGAATTGTTTGGCAAACCAACACTTCTAATAAAGGTGTTGTTGCCTTTAGGTTGTTGTCAAATGGTAACATTGTTTTAATTGATTCTAAAGGTAATTTTGTTTGGCAAAGTTTTGACCATCCTACAGATACCCTTTTGGTGGATCAATATTTAAAGCCTAATGGGCCTTCAAAACTTATTAGTAGGCTTTCAGAAAAGGAAAATTTAAATGGGCCATATAGTTTGGTTTTGGAGCCCAAAGGGTTGGCTTTGTattacaaaagtcaaaattcaCCTAGGCCAATTCTTTATTGGTTTTCATCTGATTGGTTTTCAATTGAAAAGGGGTCATTGGAAAATGTCACACTCAAATCTGATTTAGACACTTTTGAGAttggatttgatttttttgttgccAATTCTTCAACTTTTGGTAATAGAATTATTGGTAGGCCAGTGAATAATAGTACCTTGACATATCTTAGACTTGGAATTGATGGTAACATTAAATTTCACACTTATTTCTTAGATGTACGTGATGGTGTTTGGCAAGTGACATACACTCTCTTTGATAGAGATTTTGACGAGAGTGAGTGTCAATTGCCACAAAGATGTGGAAAATTTGGGCTTTGTGAGGAAAATCAATGTGTTGGTTGTCCATTAGAAAATGGAATATTTGGGTGGAGCAATAAATGTAGTGCTAAGCCTATAGCAACATGCAAAGAAAGTGAATTTCATTACTACAAAATTGAAGGAGTTGAGCATTATATGAGCAAATACACTAATGGTGATAGTGTAAGTGAAGCTAATTGTGGAAATAAATGTACCAAAGATTGCAAGTGTGTAGGGTATTTCTACCATAAGGATAAGTCAAGGTGTTGGATAGCTTATGATCTACAAACTCTTACTAGAGTGCCAAATACTACACATGTGGGTTTTATTAAGGTGCCTAATAAGTAATAAGATAATAGGAAGCTCTTGGTATTGCATTTAAATTGTATCAatttaatatagttattttCTAATAGTTGTTTTTAGGTTGCAATAATAAAAGTTGTGGTTTTGTCACCGTTCTCCACTTGGAGAAGGGAACGTgtgtaaaatgaataaataaaagtgtGTAATGAATTTGTGATTGTTTGTCTTAAAAATGCAATTCATATTCTTCTCTTTTTCCTTCAAAGAATCTTTGATTGCTTTAACTTTATGTGTGAGATTATAATGCTTGTGAGAGACAACTATGAAAACACTATAGCATAAATAAGAAGGAAAAAGTATTCATAATTGAAGTCTAATTAATTGACGGTTTCGTAGAAAAGGGGCAACTTTATTGTCAAATTTATTGATAGACATTAGAGCATATatatacactttttttttttttttttatcacagaTATATTTTAACGCACTAATAATCAAATGGAGTAGAATTATCAAGTTAATTAACATCATCATTccttcaaatttaaataatttaaaggaaaacaaaaacaaaatttcactTGAGATTATGGATGACAATATAGTTTACATCAACTAATATTCACTCAGACTTATCTCAATTTTAACGGAGACATCCTACTTTGATTGAATGTGGGTTGAAGtctttaaaaattcaaaatctaaGGTGGAAGCAAGTTGGGAGTATTAATACAGACCCAAATCATCAcgactaattaaataattactattttaaattacttttatacaTGTacgttattaattttatttaatattttgaatatactataaattttaatctacaTTTACATAAATTGAAAGGAATAGAGTCAAGGCACTAAAATTTAACCCTGTCGAAGACAAAGATGAAGGTCTAAATTCAAACTTTAACAACATAACAGGtgtacattttaattaaaaagtcaGAGACGAAggtgaaaaaacaaaatatattatcataGTGTCATACCTACTTTCTactttatttatcttaaaaagtatattatttttCGTATTTTTTATCTATTGTCGTTTTTCTTTTGTACATGTTAACATCGTAGACTTCAACCTCATTTTTCATTCACTTTCATAATTTTTTGTACAAGACTATTAATAGTCTTATGTGACATATTATGTACATTGAGCATGCACACTCTCTCTCCCCTccatttagaaaatatatgatGCAACTACAGCTAGCCCAAGTAGTGTTAAGAAAAAGGGGACAAGTGGTGCTATAACAAAAGGCCAAGACAAGAATGAAGGTAGGTCTAATGAGGTGAAGAGGCCCAAGATAATTGTGTACAAATTTATATCTCTCTATTGAGTAATGAAATAAGAGCAATTATTCATAAATCTTTGATTTCAAGTCTCTCTCTCTAGAGCTGCTTCTATTTGAAAAGAGTCTTCTAACTCTTTCATCCTATCAATGTGTTATCTCTCTTCTCCTACTTGAACTACATTGGTTATTATCTCCTCCCATATTTTCCCTTTACCATGTTTAATTATTGTCCCCTTCTATTATACAATAATTCtcaaaaaattctaaatatataaaatttaaaaacttcaaTTGTTGCCTTTCTACCCTTTCCAAATGTTGTCTCTAATAGTTGAGCCTGACAAATACTTCTAGAAGATGTCAACATAAAAACTTAGTTGAAGTCACGTTTCCTTTTCACCCCTTTGATCTATGAAAAAAGACATATTATCTCTATAAAAAAGATATATGCtcttttgaaaaacaaattgttGCATTGACttgattatttcaattaatatgtTATGCCACCGTAATAAATCATtcagtttataatttatttatgtcttTATCTAGAGTTGATAAAATGGGTCAAATTCAATAGatgttatttaatttcaatttagatCCTGAAAAAGTTAACTCAATAATATTTGAATCTTTTGTTTCAATCCAATTagtctaaattaaaaattggatTGAGTTGAGCTGACTCATCATACCTTAAGTTGACCCAATTTTAAAATCGCTATGTACCTTTTGAAGAAAAAACTATAGcaaaaattttaacaattattttttaatttaaaaatatcaatattgtttTTTGGGTATTGTAAGATTATATTTAAATGTgataacttaataaaaaagatatacaTTTAGCTAAAGCTtttgaagttttaaattttatatattacataaattattgatttggtttaattgaatgaaatttcaatataattcatattcatattgaGTATTAATGTAAGAAGTATTATACATCCATCCAATCATATTTTACAAATAGATAATCGTAAGAAATTAATATTAGTGGCATAAAAATGAAAAgagtaaataaatcaaataaagaaaTGGGTTGACATGGCTCACATAGTCCATAGTAGTTGGATCAATCTTAAAAATTTGCAACCCAATTACAATTGGGACAATTTTAATTGGGTTCATTTGAGCCAGTCAAGCTTCGTCTGTCTATTTTAATTGGGACAATCATATGTTTGGCATTTTGAAACAAGAACCCTCTAAATAACCCATTATTGGTAGATTCTTTTCTCAACCCACACACACTTTGAAAGTAACCATATggaaaaatacaaatattttatcctACTTCCAAACATAAACAGTTTTTTCCCCTTTGAATGTACTCTTCTGAAGAAAaacatgattttatttatttatttttcgttGGGCCAAGTTTGCTCCATACCCAATAATTCTCTAGTCCAACCCTTTGTAAGCTGTGGTTCAAGCATGTACCAATAATAGCCATCTGTTCccaaaatagtaaaatatgacattttggtgattttaaatttttaataaaagatactAGTAAATAAAATGTGTATTTCTTCTTAAAATTTATCTCAATCGATAAATtatcgatattattaaattgaatgtttTGATTTAGATTCAAATACAGGACTTTGTTGTTATATGTGAGCTTGTGATAGTATTTATCATATCTTTTatagacaaaataaataaataaataaataaatgtgtgtCTAGCACATATTTCGGAGATGGAAATTaagaattattataaaataaaataaaaaaatagtagatTAAGAAAATATGTCAACGATAGTTTATAATCCTTTACTTGAAGTTTAAGTTGTACAAAGTTGATGTAAAAGATATTGAAGTTAATAAATGTTGGTTAAAAACAAGTAGAAATAGGAGGGATTGTGAGAATAATAAAAGAGAACAGTGTTCTCTTCTAAAAACATAAATCAATTTCGAAGAGGTTGATACTTGTAGATGTTCGATAAGAGTGGATAGTTGTCGTTGTTGTAGTGATCCGAATAGAAAAAGCATGTGTAAAAGACTCTAATTCCAAACTCAAGTAAATGAAAGGTACTCAAATAATGTTCTTTAAATAGAAAGTGAGAGAAGCTCTATCATGAGCTTTATGTATTTGGATCATTCATTCGGCCCAAAAGGTTAAGACACTATAAATGGTTGTGTCAGTgaaatatttcaatatttagTATTGGTTTTAATCTCGAAGCAACGAGCCTAAAACGTGAAGttgtttgatatattttaatatatattaatatatatttaatatttaatatttaaaaaataaaaaataatatgatactatatattcatttattatattattttttcaattttttaaaatata
Protein-coding sequences here:
- the LOC101497568 gene encoding epidermis-specific secreted glycoprotein EP1, whose protein sequence is MTFLLHLKTTFLTLLFLSFSTFIAHSLVPQNETFKFVNSGELGPFIVEYGADYRMISIFNSPFQVGFYNTTPNAFTLALRIGLQRSEQLFRWVWEANRGNPVGENATFSLGVDGNLVLANEDGRIVWQTNTSNKGVVAFRLLSNGNIVLIDSKGNFVWQSFDHPTDTLLVDQYLKPNGPSKLISRLSEKENLNGPYSLVLEPKGLALYYKSQNSPRPILYWFSSDWFSIEKGSLENVTLKSDLDTFEIGFDFFVANSSTFGNRIIGRPVNNSTLTYLRLGIDGNIKFHTYFLDVRDGVWQVTYTLFDRDFDESECQLPQRCGKFGLCEENQCVGCPLENGIFGWSNKCSAKPIATCKESEFHYYKIEGVEHYMSKYTNGDSVSEANCGNKCTKDCKCVGYFYHKDKSRCWIAYDLQTLTRVPNTTHVGFIKVPNK